From Planctomycetota bacterium, a single genomic window includes:
- a CDS encoding UDPGP type 1 family protein, with product MSDDRVAQTRGTLKAAKQEHVLTYFDQLDAAGKAALLDQVEAQDWPALAELVETYVKQAPPLTLPTSIEPAPYYPAQPTKALADKYSQARAHGEKLIREGKVAAFTVAGGQGTRLGWDGPKGTYPATPVHKKSLFQVFAEYLIKVQRKYNTVVPWYIMTSPLNDAPTRAYFEEQNYFGLVRSDVTFFPQGTIPSFSLDGKALLAAKGELATNPDGHGGSLRALSRSGAIDDMLRRGVEQISYFQVDNPLVKCIDPLFIGLHALDGAQMSSKMVTKAAPAEKVGNFVLADGRISVIEYSDLPKELEQKVHADGSPVFNAGSIAIHVIAVAFVKQLNAGRFGLPYHRAVKKVPHVDVKTGQAVEPKEPNAVKLETFVFDALPLCEKSIVLEVVRAEEFGPIKNAEGADSAVTSRELQSQRAVRWLAAAGVDVAAGATVELSPLTAIEPSDLKSMSTVIKPIGAGERVAI from the coding sequence ATGTCTGATGATCGGGTAGCCCAAACACGCGGGACATTGAAGGCGGCCAAACAGGAGCATGTGCTCACGTATTTCGATCAGCTCGACGCGGCGGGCAAGGCGGCGCTGCTTGATCAGGTTGAGGCGCAGGACTGGCCGGCGCTGGCGGAGCTGGTCGAGACGTACGTCAAGCAGGCCCCGCCGCTGACGCTGCCCACGTCGATCGAGCCCGCCCCGTACTACCCGGCTCAGCCGACCAAGGCGCTGGCGGACAAGTACAGCCAGGCCCGGGCACACGGCGAGAAGCTCATCCGCGAGGGCAAGGTGGCGGCGTTCACCGTGGCGGGCGGACAGGGGACGCGGCTCGGATGGGACGGGCCCAAGGGGACGTACCCGGCGACGCCCGTCCACAAAAAGTCGCTCTTTCAGGTCTTCGCCGAGTACCTCATCAAGGTGCAGCGCAAGTACAACACGGTCGTGCCGTGGTACATCATGACCAGCCCGCTCAACGATGCGCCGACACGAGCGTATTTCGAGGAGCAGAACTACTTCGGCCTCGTCCGCTCGGACGTGACATTCTTCCCGCAGGGCACGATTCCGTCATTCTCGCTCGACGGCAAGGCGCTGCTGGCGGCGAAGGGCGAACTGGCGACGAACCCCGATGGGCACGGCGGATCGCTGCGGGCGCTGTCGCGCAGCGGCGCGATCGATGACATGCTCCGCCGCGGCGTCGAACAGATCAGCTACTTCCAGGTCGACAATCCGCTCGTCAAATGCATCGACCCACTGTTCATCGGGCTTCACGCGCTCGACGGGGCGCAGATGTCCAGCAAGATGGTCACGAAGGCCGCCCCCGCCGAGAAGGTCGGCAACTTCGTGCTCGCCGACGGGCGCATCAGCGTGATCGAATATTCGGATCTGCCCAAGGAGCTGGAGCAGAAGGTTCATGCGGACGGCTCGCCGGTGTTCAATGCGGGGTCGATCGCCATTCATGTGATCGCGGTGGCGTTCGTGAAGCAGCTTAACGCGGGGCGGTTCGGTCTGCCGTATCACCGGGCGGTGAAGAAAGTGCCGCATGTGGATGTGAAGACGGGGCAGGCGGTCGAGCCGAAGGAGCCCAACGCGGTGAAGCTGGAGACATTTGTGTTCGACGCGCTGCCGCTGTGCGAGAAGAGCATCGTTCTGGAGGTGGTGCGGGCGGAGGAATTCGGCCCCATCAAGAACGCGGAGGGCGCCGACTCGGCGGTGACAAGCCGGGAGCTTCAGTCGCAGCGTGCGGTGCGGTGGCTTGCCGCGGCGGGGGTCGATGTGGCAGCGGGGGCGACGGTGGAGTTAAGCCCGCTGACGGCGATCGAGCCGAGTGATTTGAAGAGCATGAGCACGGTGATCAAACCGATCGGGGCGGGGGAGCGTGTGGCGATCTGA